A single genomic interval of Ktedonobacterales bacterium harbors:
- the menA gene encoding 1,4-dihydroxy-2-naphthoate octaprenyltransferase produces the protein MSTGNRFNTNYSRANDRPSPVEPPALADTQDAAPASLEASELPPLPPLPPRRTLPLPPSDGLNAGTTGVAIEQALVATDQRSGLPLELPSLPGQFDRWWSVLRPATLWLSVMPVVLGAIIAWLESLGSSAVFHPIRLLALILIVLALHAAANLLNESYDVLRGTDGQHALGSSKVIQQGLLSAEGVRRAGFLLLGVGALGLVILTLTARTWGVLALGGASLLLAYWYSGTRYALAYLPLGELIVGFVMGPAALISSVQLQGSPVSPLAITFALALGALAAAVILANNLRDLETDRAAKKRTLVTFLGAQMGRALYLALVLLPYLLIALAAFPHGKPHGLLLVLLTIPDLFVVVTGILRAETPAASHLVVEQTLRLHLRFSSWLLVGYLLSVGVVYLLSLMLH, from the coding sequence ATGAGTACTGGAAACCGCTTCAATACAAACTATTCGCGAGCTAATGATAGGCCATCTCCGGTTGAGCCGCCTGCGCTTGCCGATACCCAGGATGCCGCCCCTGCCTCTCTGGAGGCATCTGAACTTCCCCCGCTTCCCCCGCTGCCGCCACGCAGGACGTTGCCACTTCCTCCGTCAGATGGGTTGAATGCTGGCACGACGGGGGTTGCGATAGAGCAGGCGCTGGTAGCGACTGACCAGCGCAGCGGTCTGCCTCTTGAGCTACCATCGTTGCCTGGGCAGTTCGATCGCTGGTGGAGCGTTCTGCGCCCGGCCACGCTCTGGTTGTCTGTGATGCCTGTTGTCTTGGGCGCGATCATCGCCTGGTTGGAATCGCTTGGCAGCAGCGCCGTCTTCCATCCCATCCGCTTGCTGGCCTTGATCCTGATTGTCCTGGCGCTGCATGCCGCCGCCAATCTGCTGAATGAGTCGTATGACGTGTTGCGGGGAACTGATGGGCAGCATGCCCTGGGTTCTAGCAAGGTCATTCAACAAGGATTATTGAGCGCCGAAGGCGTTCGACGCGCCGGTTTCCTGCTCCTTGGTGTTGGCGCTCTTGGCCTGGTGATTCTGACACTTACGGCACGTACCTGGGGTGTTCTGGCGCTGGGCGGCGCATCACTCCTGCTGGCTTATTGGTATTCCGGCACGCGCTACGCACTGGCCTACTTGCCATTAGGCGAGTTGATCGTGGGGTTTGTGATGGGTCCGGCAGCCTTAATCAGCAGCGTTCAGCTTCAGGGATCGCCAGTCAGCCCGCTGGCGATCACGTTCGCATTGGCTCTGGGGGCGCTGGCTGCTGCGGTAATTCTGGCGAACAACTTACGTGATCTGGAAACTGATCGCGCCGCCAAAAAGCGTACCCTGGTCACGTTTCTGGGCGCACAGATGGGGCGGGCACTGTATCTGGCGCTGGTCTTGCTCCCCTATCTGCTGATCGCCCTGGCTGCGTTTCCTCATGGCAAACCGCATGGGCTGCTGCTGGTTCTTTTGACCATCCCTGACCTCTTTGTGGTGGTTACAGGTATCTTGCGCGCCGAGACGCCTGCTGCCAGCCATCTGGTTGTGGAGCAAACTTTGCGACTGCACCTGCGCTTTAGCTCGTGGCTGCTGGTTGGCTACCTGCTCTCGGTTGGTGTCGTCTATCTGCTGTCACTCATGCTGCACTAA
- a CDS encoding hybrid sensor histidine kinase/response regulator transcription factor, with product MSSQPSERQIAPSDLRVGSASRQREHIGDLAVADERRRLARELHDTVVQSLVALVLRLERIEEPRGEIAEARLLARRALDDIRRAIWGLRPALLEALPFHEALSREVEHVADEGGLSSRVTVVGQPRPLLPQQEMALFRIAQEALSNAIRHAAARRVRVSLNYLDDGLRLVIEDDGCGFDPAALEAPAPPPVEPYWPPYFADPGFPLPAGEASHFGLETMRERARLVGGWLALESAPGQGTHIRVDLPYTPHTPLADTLLSAEQQAAGAASAALAAIAIPALQEAAPAARIRILVVDDHAVIRAGMRRLLESYPDFEVVGEAADGLEALGEAQDLGPQVILMDMRMPGMNGLEALRQLRASNPDLRILMLSAYEQDEDVLESLKAGASGYVLKDIAPDELAQAIRVVAKGETLLAPGLTGKLVDRLGRQPQDDLSSLLTVREYEALRALASGLRNKEIARQLQVSERTITFHLAHVYQKLGVTSRTEALSRALELGLLKS from the coding sequence ATGTCTTCTCAACCATCGGAACGGCAAATAGCTCCTTCTGATCTGCGTGTAGGCTCTGCCTCGCGGCAGCGCGAACACATCGGTGATCTGGCGGTGGCTGATGAGCGCCGCCGCCTGGCGCGCGAATTACATGATACGGTTGTTCAGTCGCTGGTGGCGCTGGTGCTGCGGCTGGAACGTATTGAGGAGCCGCGCGGCGAGATCGCGGAGGCGCGCCTGCTGGCGCGCCGCGCCCTGGATGATATTCGCCGGGCGATCTGGGGCTTGCGGCCCGCCTTGCTGGAGGCGCTGCCATTTCACGAGGCGCTGTCGCGTGAGGTGGAGCATGTGGCCGATGAGGGTGGTCTCTCTAGCCGGGTGACGGTTGTGGGGCAGCCACGCCCGCTGCTGCCTCAACAGGAGATGGCCTTGTTCCGCATTGCCCAGGAGGCGCTCTCCAACGCGATTCGCCACGCGGCGGCCCGCCGGGTGCGTGTCAGCCTGAACTATCTGGATGATGGCCTGCGGCTGGTGATCGAGGATGATGGCTGCGGGTTCGACCCTGCCGCGCTGGAAGCGCCAGCGCCTCCCCCGGTCGAGCCATACTGGCCGCCGTACTTTGCTGATCCTGGTTTCCCGCTTCCTGCTGGCGAAGCGAGCCATTTTGGATTAGAGACGATGCGCGAACGGGCGCGATTGGTTGGCGGCTGGCTGGCGCTTGAAAGCGCGCCCGGCCAGGGGACGCACATACGTGTTGATCTGCCGTATACGCCGCATACGCCGCTCGCAGATACGTTGCTGTCTGCTGAGCAGCAGGCAGCCGGAGCCGCGTCGGCTGCGCTTGCGGCCATAGCGATTCCTGCCCTTCAGGAAGCCGCGCCAGCAGCGCGTATTCGTATTCTGGTGGTTGATGACCACGCGGTCATACGCGCAGGTATGCGTCGGCTGTTGGAGAGCTATCCTGATTTTGAGGTGGTGGGTGAGGCGGCAGATGGCCTGGAGGCGCTCGGCGAAGCGCAAGACCTTGGCCCGCAGGTGATTTTAATGGATATGCGCATGCCAGGGATGAATGGCCTGGAAGCATTGCGTCAACTGCGCGCCTCCAATCCCGATCTGCGCATCTTGATGCTTTCGGCGTATGAGCAAGATGAAGATGTGCTTGAAAGCCTCAAGGCTGGGGCCAGCGGCTATGTGTTGAAAGACATTGCGCCGGATGAACTGGCGCAAGCGATACGGGTTGTCGCCAAGGGCGAGACGCTGCTGGCTCCTGGGCTGACCGGAAAGCTTGTTGATCGTCTTGGAAGGCAGCCGCAAGACGACCTCTCCAGTCTGTTGACGGTGCGGGAATATGAGGCGCTGCGCGCCCTGGCAAGCGGTTTGCGGAATAAAGAGATCGCCCGGCAGCTTCAGGTGAGCGAGCGCACGATCACTTTTCACCTGGCGCATGTGTATCAGAAGTTGGGCGTGACCAGCCGCACCGAAGCACTCAGCCGGGCGCTGGAATTGGGCCTGCTGAAATCTTGA
- the rpsT gene encoding 30S ribosomal protein S20, whose protein sequence is MPNTKSAAKRMRIEQKRRARNRAVKSTVKTFVGKAQRAIAAQPDEETTIAAVRQAISQLDRAATKGVLHPNNAARRKSRLMKRLNAATTES, encoded by the coding sequence ATGCCCAACACCAAATCGGCGGCCAAGCGCATGCGGATCGAACAGAAGCGCCGGGCGCGTAACCGGGCGGTGAAATCAACCGTCAAGACGTTCGTTGGCAAGGCTCAGCGCGCGATTGCCGCGCAGCCTGACGAGGAGACCACGATTGCTGCGGTGCGCCAGGCTATCAGCCAGCTTGATCGCGCCGCGACCAAAGGTGTGCTGCATCCAAATAATGCTGCTCGCCGCAAGTCGCGCCTCATGAAGCGTCTGAACGCTGCGACAACTGAGAGTTAA
- the hslU gene encoding ATP-dependent protease ATPase subunit HslU — MKDLTPQQIVRELDRYIVGQPEAKRAVAVALRNRYRRMQLAPEVQAEITPKNILMIGPTGVGKTEIARRLAKLADAPFVKVEATKFTQVGYVGRDVESIVRDLMDTAMNMVHEEKQSQVQAQAETMAHQRILNYLLEPQKAEAGADARALAEKVEAKPATHDLLVVEQVGAEKSEKVSAQAAKANGRNQPRVTKAKRKRVAEMLANHQLEEQIIEIELEPDDGYTSVLEFVAGMASDDSEGDFQELIGGIPGQRRRSRRVSVKEARRILTQEEANKLIDFDQVVEDATRRVEQSGVVFLDELDKVAGAKIEVGPDVSGQGVQRDLLPIVEGSTVMTRYGPVKTDHILWIAAGAFYSAKPGDLIPELQGRFPLRVELQNLSQTDFKAILTQPENALTRQYQALLRTEGVELVFTDDGLEEMAGMAAQMNQRQENIGARRLHTIIEKLLEELSFEAPDMRGQTITLDRAFVQARLDGLLKNEDLSKYIL, encoded by the coding sequence ATGAAAGATTTGACACCTCAGCAGATCGTGCGCGAGTTGGACCGATATATCGTTGGGCAACCTGAAGCAAAACGGGCTGTGGCGGTAGCACTGCGTAATCGCTATCGCCGGATGCAGCTTGCCCCTGAGGTACAGGCGGAGATCACCCCCAAGAATATCCTGATGATTGGTCCGACAGGGGTGGGGAAGACGGAGATTGCCCGCCGATTGGCAAAGCTGGCGGATGCACCATTTGTGAAAGTGGAAGCGACGAAGTTTACCCAGGTGGGCTATGTTGGCCGCGATGTCGAGTCTATTGTGCGCGATCTGATGGATACGGCTATGAACATGGTACACGAGGAGAAGCAGTCCCAGGTGCAGGCGCAAGCTGAGACGATGGCGCACCAGCGTATCCTCAACTACCTGCTGGAGCCACAGAAAGCTGAAGCTGGCGCTGATGCCAGGGCACTTGCTGAGAAAGTTGAGGCAAAGCCTGCCACACACGATCTGCTGGTGGTGGAGCAGGTGGGCGCGGAGAAATCAGAGAAAGTCAGCGCGCAAGCGGCAAAGGCAAACGGACGTAATCAGCCACGCGTGACCAAGGCAAAGCGCAAGCGGGTAGCGGAGATGCTGGCGAATCATCAGTTGGAAGAGCAAATCATCGAGATCGAACTTGAGCCTGATGATGGATATACCTCTGTTCTGGAGTTTGTCGCCGGAATGGCTTCGGATGACAGCGAGGGCGATTTTCAAGAATTGATCGGCGGTATCCCAGGCCAGCGCAGGCGCTCGCGCCGAGTTTCGGTCAAAGAGGCGCGGCGTATCCTGACACAAGAAGAGGCCAATAAGTTGATCGATTTCGATCAGGTGGTCGAAGACGCTACCAGGCGTGTGGAGCAGTCGGGCGTGGTCTTTCTGGATGAGCTAGATAAGGTGGCGGGAGCTAAAATAGAGGTTGGACCGGATGTTTCGGGGCAGGGAGTCCAGCGCGATTTGCTGCCGATTGTGGAAGGCTCGACGGTGATGACGCGCTACGGGCCGGTGAAAACCGATCATATTCTCTGGATTGCCGCCGGGGCGTTTTATAGCGCGAAGCCCGGCGATCTGATCCCTGAGTTGCAGGGACGCTTCCCGCTGCGTGTCGAACTGCAAAATCTGAGCCAGACGGATTTCAAGGCTATTCTGACACAGCCAGAAAACGCGCTGACTCGGCAATATCAGGCGCTGCTTCGTACCGAGGGAGTGGAGTTGGTCTTCACGGACGATGGGTTAGAAGAGATGGCGGGCATGGCGGCTCAGATGAATCAGCGGCAGGAGAATATCGGCGCGCGGCGGCTGCATACGATTATCGAGAAGCTGCTGGAGGAGCTTTCTTTTGAGGCGCCCGATATGCGCGGCCAGACGATCACGCTGGATCGGGCGTTTGTGCAGGCGCGGCTGGATGGCCTCTTGAAAAACGAGGATTTGAGCAAATACATTCTGTAA
- the hslV gene encoding ATP-dependent protease subunit HslV produces the protein MGQPVRATTILAVRRAGQVAMAGDGQVTVGSAVMKHTARKIRLLCEGKVLAGFAGSTADALTLFDKFEAQLTTYQGNLRKAAVELTKDWRTDKYLRRLEAMLVVADSEQLLVLSGDGDVIEPDGGVIAIGSGGNYAQAAALALLQYTSLSAAEIARAALEIAASICIYTNSQITLHVLESQGASAGGREL, from the coding sequence CTGGGGCAGCCGGTGCGGGCGACAACCATTCTGGCGGTTCGTCGCGCCGGGCAGGTGGCTATGGCAGGCGATGGACAGGTGACGGTGGGGAGTGCGGTGATGAAGCATACGGCCCGCAAGATTCGGCTGCTGTGTGAGGGCAAGGTGTTGGCCGGTTTTGCAGGCTCGACGGCTGACGCCCTGACCCTGTTTGATAAGTTTGAGGCGCAGCTAACCACCTATCAAGGAAATCTGCGCAAGGCGGCGGTGGAACTGACCAAAGACTGGCGCACGGATAAGTATTTGCGACGGCTGGAGGCGATGCTGGTGGTGGCCGACAGCGAGCAATTATTAGTACTGAGCGGCGATGGCGATGTGATTGAGCCTGATGGCGGGGTTATTGCGATTGGCTCAGGTGGCAACTATGCCCAGGCTGCCGCGCTGGCGCTGCTTCAGTATACGTCTCTTTCTGCCGCAGAAATTGCCCGTGCCGCGTTAGAGATTGCGGCTTCAATTTGCATCTATACCAATAGCCAGATTACGTTACATGTCCTCGAAAGCCAGGGCGCCTCGGCTGGAGGAAGAGAACTATGA
- the topA gene encoding type I DNA topoisomerase: MAKKLVIVESPAKARTIEKFLGADFEVRASMGHIMDLPKKGMGVNLPKKGKKTAGAHDFEPKYEIIEKKEKLISELKSAAKKAETVYLAPDPDREGEFIAWSLKSALGLRAPQRAVFNEITRRAVQEAISNPRVINEDLFNAQQARRVLDRLVGYKISPLLWRRIQSGTSAGRVQSVALRLICEREAEIRTFVSEEYWTITAHLSKQKQRKVFEAQLFALLNAEGEAEEPQPQLDEGDEGRNGAPKNGNGKKGRSANGDEPERTRIKIGSEEEAKAILAELEGAMYRVRGVEQKDVRRQPWLPYTTSTMQQDASVRLRFAPKKTMSLAQQLYEGLELGARGHQGLITYMRTDSTRVSGEAQQAVKKLIKERFGEDYVGEGRAGKSKATVQDAHEAIRPTDVALTPDMVKAYLTPDLFKLYQLIWRRFVAAFMAAAVFDTVRVDITAAKYLFRANGSNLKFAGFYAVWPREEDEEALPPLEVGEPLDLHQLKPDQHFTQPPPRYGEASLIKELEERGIGRPSTYVPIVSTIQERGYVEQQERRFVPTWLGETVNEVMTNHFPDIVDVGFTVAMEQKLDSIEEGQQEWTEFLRRFYDEFKETLARAESEMPKVQKPVEEIGELCPECGRPLVIRSGRFGPFISCSGFPECAFKKKLVNKTGALCPQCGGDLVVRKTKKRGKVFYGCMNYPTCNFAIWDRPVATPCPNCGGLVTVAQGKQVASCTMCGTVIEGIAQEGGAEGSPAGQNGRFPSRSGARAPASGGGTGTWRSAGRAGRTTKRGTTRKTSTRKSSAGTKTAAGAAKKTTAKPAAKAKTTAAPARRTRATTKKETIALS; the protein is encoded by the coding sequence ATGGCAAAGAAACTGGTAATTGTTGAGTCTCCTGCAAAAGCGAGAACCATCGAAAAATTTCTTGGCGCTGATTTTGAGGTTCGCGCCTCGATGGGGCATATTATGGACCTGCCCAAAAAGGGTATGGGGGTCAACCTGCCCAAAAAGGGGAAGAAGACCGCTGGCGCCCATGATTTTGAACCCAAATATGAGATCATCGAGAAGAAAGAGAAGCTGATTAGCGAGCTAAAATCAGCGGCGAAGAAAGCGGAGACGGTCTACCTGGCGCCGGACCCGGACCGCGAGGGCGAGTTTATCGCCTGGTCGTTGAAGAGCGCACTTGGCCTGCGTGCCCCGCAGCGGGCGGTCTTCAATGAAATTACCAGGCGCGCGGTGCAGGAGGCGATCAGTAACCCCCGTGTCATCAATGAAGATCTCTTTAATGCCCAGCAGGCCCGTAGGGTGCTAGATCGTCTAGTAGGGTATAAGATCAGCCCGTTGCTCTGGCGGCGCATCCAATCGGGGACGAGCGCCGGGCGTGTGCAGTCGGTGGCCCTGCGCCTGATCTGCGAGCGCGAGGCCGAGATTCGCACTTTTGTGTCAGAGGAATACTGGACCATCACCGCGCATCTGAGCAAGCAAAAGCAGCGCAAAGTCTTTGAGGCGCAGCTTTTCGCGCTCTTGAACGCCGAGGGAGAGGCCGAGGAGCCTCAGCCCCAACTGGACGAGGGCGACGAAGGCAGGAACGGCGCGCCCAAAAATGGCAACGGCAAAAAGGGCAGGTCAGCTAACGGTGATGAGCCGGAGCGCACTCGCATCAAGATTGGCAGCGAGGAAGAGGCGAAGGCCATTCTGGCCGAGCTTGAGGGGGCAATGTATCGTGTGCGCGGTGTGGAGCAGAAGGATGTGCGCCGCCAGCCCTGGCTGCCGTATACAACCAGCACCATGCAGCAGGATGCCTCGGTGCGGCTGCGCTTTGCGCCTAAGAAGACGATGAGCCTGGCGCAGCAGCTCTATGAAGGGTTGGAGTTGGGCGCGCGCGGCCACCAGGGTTTGATTACGTACATGCGTACCGACTCGACGCGCGTTTCTGGTGAAGCGCAGCAGGCCGTCAAAAAATTGATCAAAGAGCGCTTTGGCGAAGACTATGTGGGTGAGGGGCGCGCTGGCAAGTCGAAAGCAACCGTGCAGGATGCTCACGAGGCCATTCGCCCAACGGATGTTGCCCTAACGCCGGACATGGTGAAAGCGTATCTGACGCCTGACCTCTTCAAGCTTTATCAGTTGATCTGGCGGCGTTTTGTGGCGGCCTTCATGGCTGCGGCTGTCTTTGATACGGTGCGCGTGGATATTACGGCTGCGAAGTATCTCTTCCGCGCCAACGGATCGAACTTGAAGTTTGCGGGCTTTTATGCGGTCTGGCCGCGTGAAGAGGATGAAGAGGCGCTGCCTCCGTTGGAAGTGGGCGAGCCGCTGGACCTGCATCAACTCAAGCCAGACCAGCACTTTACCCAGCCGCCTCCGCGCTATGGTGAGGCGAGCCTGATTAAAGAATTGGAAGAGCGAGGGATTGGTCGCCCCAGCACCTATGTGCCGATTGTCTCGACTATTCAGGAGCGCGGCTATGTGGAGCAGCAAGAGCGCCGCTTTGTGCCTACCTGGCTGGGTGAGACGGTTAATGAAGTCATGACCAACCATTTCCCTGACATTGTGGATGTGGGCTTTACGGTTGCTATGGAGCAGAAGCTGGATTCCATCGAGGAAGGCCAGCAGGAGTGGACCGAGTTTCTGCGGCGCTTCTATGATGAATTCAAGGAGACCCTGGCCCGCGCCGAGAGCGAGATGCCGAAAGTGCAGAAGCCGGTTGAGGAGATCGGTGAACTTTGCCCGGAGTGTGGCCGTCCGCTCGTCATTCGCAGCGGGCGCTTCGGCCCGTTCATCTCGTGTTCAGGCTTTCCAGAATGCGCGTTCAAAAAGAAGCTGGTTAATAAGACCGGGGCGCTCTGTCCGCAATGTGGCGGTGATCTGGTAGTGCGTAAGACGAAGAAGCGTGGCAAAGTCTTCTATGGCTGCATGAACTATCCAACCTGCAACTTTGCAATCTGGGATCGCCCGGTTGCCACACCCTGCCCCAATTGCGGTGGGCTGGTTACGGTAGCCCAGGGGAAACAGGTAGCTTCCTGTACAATGTGTGGCACGGTGATAGAAGGTATAGCCCAGGAGGGCGGCGCTGAGGGTTCCCCGGCGGGCCAGAATGGCCGCTTTCCATCCAGGTCAGGCGCCAGGGCGCCTGCGTCGGGTGGGGGAACAGGAACATGGCGGAGCGCAGGCAGAGCGGGCAGGACTACAAAACGCGGAACGACCAGAAAGACGAGTACGCGCAAGTCGAGCGCGGGGACAAAAACGGCTGCTGGCGCGGCAAAGAAGACAACGGCAAAGCCTGCTGCAAAGGCAAAGACGACTGCCGCGCCAGCGAGGCGGACACGCGCAACAACGAAGAAAGAAACCATAGCCCTCTCGTAA
- a CDS encoding DUF971 domain-containing protein, translating into METLDAYPTSYILDADNQRLILTWSDGHESLHPYELLRRNCPCALCAGEGNIPGQMTPHTHLSSVETDLYDLKPVGRYGLSPVWGDGHHTGIYTYEKLRAECQCDDCRASTQNQRQKYPYQEQSH; encoded by the coding sequence ATGGAGACACTTGACGCCTATCCCACATCCTATATTCTGGATGCCGATAATCAGCGCCTCATCCTCACCTGGAGCGACGGCCACGAATCGCTCCATCCCTATGAGCTGCTGCGTCGCAATTGCCCCTGCGCTCTGTGCGCTGGTGAGGGCAATATTCCCGGCCAGATGACGCCTCATACTCATCTTTCCAGCGTTGAAACCGATCTGTACGACCTCAAGCCAGTTGGACGCTACGGGCTTTCGCCTGTTTGGGGCGACGGCCACCATACTGGCATCTACACCTACGAGAAACTGCGCGCCGAATGCCAATGCGACGACTGCCGAGCCAGCACACAGAATCAGCGCCAGAAATACCCCTATCAGGAGCAGTCTCATTAG
- the thrS gene encoding threonine--tRNA ligase: MPAEVEQELNASVAYTPLQRMRHSAAHVMAEAVQSIFPDARFAIGPAIEDGFYYDMELPRALTPDDMPEIERRIAASIAQNHPFVQSKWPREKALEYFKAHDQPYKVEIIENLPDAEVGIYQQGPFLDLCRGPHVESTGQIGPFKLMRVAGAYWRGDEHRPMLQRLYGTAWFTQAELDHYLWQLEEAKKRDHRKLGRELALFTFSEDVGPGIPLFLPKGEILRHLMEDFVREVQTKHGYQHVWTSHLGRVKLYKTSRHWYSFKDDNFPVMRGEQEQTEDEGYLLKPMNCPHHIMLYKSQMHSYRELPIRYAEFATLYRYEKAGTLTGLARVRSLTQDDCHIFCTPEQVHEEFGRALEISMEVLRTYGLDKDFTLRLSLHDPNVKDYYIGSEEVWQKAEADLAAVLDARGLKYTPALGEAAFYGPKMDLLIRDALGREWQCSTIQLDFNQPNNFELEYIGEDGQEHRPVMLHHAVTGATERFLAVLIEHFAGNFPVWLSPVQAMIIPIADRHLAYAEEVAGKLRSAELRVEVDSRGERMNAKVRDAQLQKIPYMLVVGDREAADGAVSLRLRSNENLGAVPLGEFIEEAGKLKRERSRDLWPGKSE; encoded by the coding sequence ATGCCAGCCGAAGTTGAACAGGAACTCAACGCATCAGTCGCCTACACGCCCCTCCAACGGATGCGCCATTCCGCTGCCCATGTGATGGCGGAAGCCGTCCAGAGTATCTTTCCCGACGCCAGGTTTGCTATCGGCCCGGCCATCGAGGACGGCTTCTATTACGACATGGAGCTTCCGCGCGCGCTCACGCCCGACGATATGCCAGAGATCGAGCGGCGGATCGCCGCTAGCATCGCCCAGAACCACCCGTTCGTGCAGAGCAAGTGGCCGCGTGAAAAGGCGCTCGAATACTTCAAAGCGCACGATCAGCCGTACAAAGTCGAGATCATCGAAAACCTACCAGATGCCGAAGTGGGCATCTACCAGCAAGGACCATTTCTGGACCTCTGCCGGGGACCGCATGTAGAAAGCACGGGACAAATCGGCCCTTTCAAGCTGATGCGCGTGGCCGGGGCCTACTGGCGGGGCGACGAACACCGTCCCATGCTCCAGCGTCTCTATGGAACGGCCTGGTTCACGCAAGCAGAACTCGATCACTACCTCTGGCAGCTTGAAGAGGCCAAAAAGCGCGATCACCGCAAGCTGGGCCGCGAACTCGCGCTCTTCACGTTTAGCGAAGACGTCGGCCCCGGTATCCCGCTCTTCCTGCCAAAAGGTGAGATACTGCGCCATCTGATGGAGGACTTTGTCCGCGAGGTGCAGACGAAGCACGGCTATCAACATGTCTGGACATCTCACCTGGGCCGGGTCAAGCTCTACAAAACGTCGCGGCATTGGTATTCGTTCAAGGATGATAACTTTCCGGTCATGCGAGGCGAGCAAGAGCAAACGGAGGATGAGGGCTATCTGCTGAAGCCCATGAATTGTCCGCACCATATCATGCTCTATAAGTCACAGATGCACTCCTACCGGGAACTGCCCATCCGCTACGCCGAGTTTGCCACGCTCTATCGTTACGAGAAGGCAGGCACGTTGACGGGCCTGGCGCGGGTGCGTAGTCTGACGCAGGACGACTGCCACATCTTCTGTACACCAGAGCAGGTGCATGAAGAGTTTGGGCGGGCATTGGAAATATCTATGGAGGTTCTGCGCACGTATGGGTTAGATAAAGACTTCACGCTGCGCCTCTCACTGCACGATCCTAATGTGAAGGATTACTATATCGGCAGCGAAGAGGTCTGGCAGAAGGCAGAGGCCGATCTGGCTGCCGTGCTGGATGCCAGAGGACTCAAGTACACGCCAGCCCTGGGTGAGGCTGCCTTCTACGGCCCCAAGATGGATCTGCTTATTCGTGATGCCCTGGGCCGCGAATGGCAGTGTTCCACAATTCAGCTTGATTTCAACCAGCCCAACAACTTTGAACTGGAATATATTGGCGAGGATGGACAAGAGCATCGGCCCGTCATGCTCCACCATGCTGTGACAGGCGCAACAGAGCGCTTCCTGGCGGTACTGATCGAGCATTTTGCGGGCAACTTCCCAGTCTGGCTCTCGCCAGTGCAGGCGATGATCATTCCTATCGCTGATCGCCATCTCGCCTACGCTGAGGAGGTGGCTGGCAAACTACGCTCTGCCGAACTGCGGGTTGAGGTGGACAGCCGAGGTGAGCGCATGAACGCCAAAGTCCGCGACGCGCAGCTACAGAAAATCCCTTATATGCTGGTCGTGGGAGACCGCGAAGCGGCTGATGGGGCCGTCTCGCTGCGTCTGCGCAGCAACGAGAACCTGGGCGCTGTTCCCCTAGGAGAGTTCATCGAGGAAGCTGGCAAGCTCAAACGCGAGCGCAGCCGCGACCTCTGGCCCGGTAAAAGCGAATGA
- the infC gene encoding translation initiation factor IF-3 has product MNRDFRGSDRFDRGDRNDRREVRINGRIRAREVRLIDEDGTMIGVMPLSQAQDMAQERELDLVEVSPMAVPPVCKLMDYGRFKYEQRKKENEARKHQKVTELREIRMKPRTGEHDVQVKTRKIQEFLAEGDKVKVSVTFRGREMAHPELGRVLLDSIANELKGSATIERSPMMEGKMMSMIVARAPGWEPQKKAAATSSPAASQANGNA; this is encoded by the coding sequence ATTAACAGAGATTTTCGGGGGAGTGACCGGTTCGACCGAGGAGATCGGAACGACCGACGCGAGGTACGCATCAATGGGCGCATTCGTGCGCGCGAGGTTCGGCTGATCGATGAAGACGGAACCATGATCGGCGTGATGCCGCTGTCCCAGGCGCAGGACATGGCCCAGGAGCGTGAACTGGACCTGGTAGAAGTATCCCCAATGGCTGTTCCTCCCGTCTGTAAGCTTATGGATTACGGTCGGTTTAAGTACGAGCAGCGTAAGAAAGAGAACGAGGCGCGTAAACATCAGAAGGTCACAGAACTGCGTGAAATTCGGATGAAGCCGCGCACAGGCGAGCATGATGTACAGGTAAAAACACGCAAGATTCAGGAGTTTCTGGCCGAAGGGGATAAAGTCAAGGTGAGCGTCACCTTTCGCGGGCGCGAAATGGCCCATCCCGAACTGGGACGCGTGCTTCTTGATTCTATTGCCAATGAATTGAAAGGCTCGGCAACCATCGAGCGATCCCCAATGATGGAGGGGAAGATGATGTCCATGATTGTTGCCCGCGCCCCTGGTTGGGAACCTCAGAAAAAAGCCGCCGCTACCTCCAGCCCCGCAGCTTCTCAGGCGAACGGGAATGCCTAA